ttctgtgggggaaaaagggggggttttgggaaaacatggggaattttgggaaaaaacaggatttgaggggaaaaaagggggattttggggaaaaaacccaggattttggggggatttgagggggtttttggggaaaaaaagtctgaatttttggggggattttagggaaattttggggggattttagggaattttggggagaaaaatgtgattttttgaCAAACAGTGACAAGTTTAGGGTGAACAGTGACAATGCTGGGGTTGAAATgccaattttggggtgaataATGACAGCTTTAGGCAAATgccaattttggggtgaataATGCTAATTTTGGGGCGAAAAATGACAATTTTGGGGTGACTAATCATCATTTTGGGGTAAACGACGATTTTGGATAAATAATGACAACTTTGGACAAACGACGgcaacataataataataataattattattataattatgaTAGTAATAATTACGATTTCGGGGTGAGTAATGacaattttggggtgaaaaatgaCAATTTTAGGGTGAGCAATTACAGCTTTGGACAAACAATGGCAAcatcataataataataataataataataataataataataataataataataataataataataattacagTTTCGGGGCAAGTAATGACAATTTTGGTCCCGGAACAACCCCCCAGTTTCGGGCCGAAACCGCCCAATTTTGGGCCGAAACCGCCCAATTTTCGCCTCCctaaccccccccccccttgaACAACAACAATTTTtatgtgattttggggtgaataatgacaattttggggtgaaaaatgaTAACTTTGGACCAATAATGGCAACTTTGGGGTGAATAATGGCAACTTTAGTGTGAGTAATGataattttggggtgaaaaatgaTAATTTTGGGGACGACTAGCGATAACTTCAGGGTGAATAATGacaattttggggtgaaaaatgaCTACTTTGGACAAATAATGGCAACTTTAGCCAAATAATGGCAACTTTAGTGTGAATACTGataattttggggtgaaaaatgaCAATTTTAGGGCAAGCGATTACAACTTTGGACAAACAACGGCAACGtcataataatagtaataataataataataatggtaataataataataataatggtaataataataacaacaagaattataataatagtaataataataataataattacaatTTTGGGGCAGGTAATGACAATTTTGGTCCCGGAACAACCCCCCAGTTTCGGGCCGAAACCGCCCAATTTTGGGCCGAAACCGCCCAATTTTCGCCTCCCTAACCCCTCCccccccttttctctctctctctcccctcccccagcccccgccgccccctcccccagcccgtccccgcccccggccccgccccccgcgccggagctgcggctgaTCCTGGAGGAGCTGCGGCAGCTGCGCCAGCGCCAGCTCCTGCAGATGCAGCTGACGCAGGAGATTTGCcgccagctcctcctgctggggGCGCTCGAGGTGCCCCCGAAAACGGCCACGCCCCCGCCGCCGGGAAaccccgccccccgccgccggccgcgccccccgccccgcccacgcctgctgctgctgcccgccCCCTTCGCCAAACCCCAgcgccccggcggcggcggcggcggcggcatcGCCGTGGCCTTGGCGTCCACCTTGGGCTCCGTGTCGCCGCTGGCGCCTTCGTTGGGTTCTTCGTCGTCGTTGGGGCCGACGTTGGGTTGTTCGTCTTCCAAGCGGTCAACGGGGTCAACGTTGGACTCAGCGTTGGGTTTAACGCCGTCGTTGGGGTCGGCGTTGGGTTTGTCGTCGTCGTCGAGGTCAGCGTTGGGTTCAGCGCCACCAGTGAAGTCAACGGGGTCGACCTCGGGGCCGGCGTTGGGTTTGTCGGCGTCGCTGGGGCCGGCGTTGGGGTCAGCGCCATCGGTGAAGTCAACGGGGTCAACGGTGGACTCAACGTTGGGTTCTTCGTCATCGTTGGGGTCAACGTTGGGTTCTTCATCTTCTTTGGCCCCAGCCTTGGGGTCTTCATCACCAATGGGGCCAGCGTTGGGTTCTTCGTCTTCAAAGAGACCAACGGGGTCAACCTTGGGGGCTTCGTGTTCAGTGAGGTCAACCTTGGGGTCAGCGTTGGGTTGTTCGTCGTCATTGGGGCCGACCTTGGGGTCTTCCTCATCGTTGGGGTCAACGGGGTCAGCTTTGGGTTCAGCCCCATTGATGGGGTCAGCGGGGTCAACGTTGGGTTCAACGCCATCATTGAGGTCAACGGGGTCAACGTTGGGGCCAGCGTTGGGTTCTTCATCGTCCGTGAGGTCGACGTTGGGTTCTTCATCATCAGCGGGGCCAACGTTGGGTTCTTCATCATCACTGGCCCCAGCGTTGGGTTTTTCGTCATCAGTGAGGTCAGCGGGGTCAACGTTGGGTTCTTCGTCATCAACGGGGTCAACAATGGGCTCTCCGTCATTGTTGAGGTCAACGGGGTCAACATTGGGGTCAACGTTGGGTTCCTCACCATCATTGGGCCCAAAGTTGGGCTCTTCATCAACGTTGGGGCCAACGCCGTCTTTGGGGTCAACATTGGGTCCAACATTGGGTTCTTCATCAACGTTGGCTCCACCGTTGGGTTCCTCGTTGGGTTCTTCATCAACGTCGTGTTCAACGCCGTCGTTGGGTCCAAGATTGGGCCCAATGCCATCATTGAGTCCTTCATCGACGTTGGGTCCAACCTTGGGTTCTTCATCAACGTTGGGTCCAACCTTGGGTTCTTCTTCAACATTGGGTTCTTCATCAACGTTGGGTCCAACCTTGTGTTCTTCTTCAACCTTGGCCCCACCGTTGGTTccaccgccgccgcctccgTTGGGTTCCTCCCCGCCGGGCGGGGCCCGGGCGAAGCCATCGGGCGGCGCCGGCGCCCGGCGTCCCCACCGGGCGGGGCTGTTCGGCTGCGACCTCGGGGCGCACCTGCGGCGCCAGCGCCGGCGAGGCCACGCCCCCCAGGTGAGGGGGCAGGGGGCGGGGTCAATGGGGGTCGTTGGGTCAAGGGTTGGGGTCGTTGGTCACTGATTGGTCATTTGGTCAAGCTTGACCTCATTGGTCGCTCTTCTCACCCCACAGGTGCCCCCGGAAGTGACCACACCCACTCCAGCTCCGGCCACGCCCCCTCCAGTTTCAGCCACGCCCCCTCCACAACACCCTGCACCTCAAGACTTCCAACAAAGCTCCGCCCACTCTTCAAGCCACGCCCCCTTCCCCAAGCGGCGCCTCCTGTGCCCCACCCACGAGGAGGAGGCCACGCCCCCGACAGGCCCCACCCCCTCAACGTCTGGCTCCGCCCCCTCCGAGGCCTCCAGGCTgcaggaaatgggggaaaaatcagaatttccGGCCccaaatttggaagaaaattccTCAAATTTGGGTGGAAATTCATCCATTTTGGTAGAGAATTCCTCAATTTTAAGGGAAAATTCTGCAAATTTGGGTGGGAATTCCTCAAATTTGTGCGCGAATTCTTCAAATTTGGGTGGCAATTCATCGATCTTAGGTGGAAATTCCTCAATTTTGGGTGAGAATTCTCCAAATTTGGGTGGAAATTCCGCAGTTTTGGGTACAACTTCCTCAATTTTTGGCGGGAATTCCTCAATTTCGGGTGAGAATTCCTCAAATTTGGGTGAAAATTCCTCCATTTCAGGCAGGAATTCCCCAGTTTTGAGTGAAAATTCCACAATTTTGGCTGAGAATTCCTCAGTTTTGGGTGGTAATTCCACAGTTTTTGGTGGAAATCCCTCAGTTTTGAGTGAAAATTCCACAATTCTGGGTGGAAATTCTCCAAATTTGGGTGGCGAAAGTGGAGACCCCGAAACTCCGGGGGAgtaatttggggggggggggggctgctccaaaattccccaaaaatccccgtTAAAACCGATTAAAACCCTTTACTGATTCTCCTGCGTGTGATTTGGGACTGAGGGGGAAAACCGGGAGAGGCGGGACCtcaaaaatcaaaagaattcGCCCCAAAAGCCGCCTCTTCAAAATGGCGGCGCCCTCAACAAAGATGGCGGCGCCCTCAATTGGGCGTGGGCAGCGCTCAAAATGGCGACGGTTGCCGTGGAAACGGTGCCCGGTGTCAAAATGGCGGCTGTTGCCATGGGAACGTGCCCGTACTCAAAATGGCGGCAGCGGCGCGCCCGTAAAGGGGCGTGGCCAGAGCGGAAAATGGCGCTCGTTGCCGCGGCAACGGATGGCCGGAAGTGCCCGGGTTCAAAATGGCGGCGGTTACCATGAAAACGAGGGGTGCCCGGGTTCAAAATGGCGGCGGCGTTCGCCGCTGCGCCCTCACCGGGGCTCAAAATGCTGCTGGTCGCGTTTAGAATGAAACGGCGGGAAGGGCGCGGTGTCCATGGAAACGGCACGGCGGCAACTTTCTTGTTTTAAAGTCACCGGTTGCCATGGAAATCGTCTTTGTGTGTTCCTGAGGGAGGGGGGGTTCTGCCAGCTCTCAAAATGGCGGTGATTCCCATGGAAACAACGCGGTGCCAGTACTCAAAATGGCGGCGGTCTCCATTGAAATAAAGGGAAATGCCCAAACTCAAAATGGCGGCGGTTACCATGGAAATAAGGGGGGATGCCCGTACTCAAAATGGCGGCGTTCACCACGGAAGTAACGGTGGGTGCCAGCACTCAAAATGGCGGAGGTCGTGGTTGGAATAAACGGCTTTGCCCACACTCAAAATGGCGGCGGCGGCTTCCGATCGCTTCCGGCCACTTCCGCTTCCGGCGTTGTGAGGCGGGAGCGGGaccgggagcgggagcgggaggATCGCGGCCGGCCGGTCTCTGTCGCGACAGGACCGCGACAGGATCGCGAGCGGGGCCATGTCGGACACGTGGAGCTCGATCCAGGCGCACAAGAAGCAGCTGGACTCGCTCCGGGAGCGGCTGCAGCGGCGGAGGAAGCAGGACCCGCTCGGGGCCGCCGGTGAGGGCCCGGGGGCGTGAGGGGCTGAGGAGAATTAAAGGGTTAATTATGGGGGAAAGGGGTAATTAAGGGGTTAATGAGGGGGCAATGTTAATTAGGGGGGTTAGTGAGGGGCTAAAGTTTGATTAAGGGGGTTAATGACGAGGAAGGGGGTAATTGGGGAGGCTGGGGGGAATTAAAGGGGTTAATGAGGGGGGAAAGTTAATTAAGAGGGTTTATGAAGGGCTGAGGATTAATTGGGTGGGTTAATGAGAGGAGAAAGGGGTAATTAGGGGGTTAATTAAGGGGGAAGGGATAATTAAAGGGGTTAATGAGGGGCAAAGGGTCGATTAGGGGGCTTAATGAGGGGCTAAGGCTTAATTAAAGGGGTTAATGAGGGGGGAAGGGGTAATTGGGGGGGTTAATGAGAGAGTGAGTGTTAATTAGGAGGGTTAATGAGGGGTCATGGGTCAGTTAGGGATTAATGAGGGGTCAAAGGTCAATGAGGGGTCAGGCATTAATTAGAGTCGGGAATTAATGAAGGGTTTGGGTTTAATCAGAGGGTGGAGGCTAATTAGGGATCATTGTTTAATTAGGAATGGGGGTAATTAAAATAAGGGTTAATTAAGAAGAGGAATTCATTCAAATTGGGGTAAAGTAATAGAAGGGGTTAATGAAGAATGGGGTTAATGAATAATAGGGGCCAATTAAGAGTAGATTAATTAAGAATTGGGGTTAATTAAAAATAGGGATTAGTTAAGAACTGAGGGTTAATTAATAATTAGGCTTTAATTAAGAATGGGTGtctaattaataaaaaagattAATTAAGAATAGAGGGATAACTAAAAATAGGGGTTAATTAATAATAGGGGTTAATTAAGAATAGGAGTTAAGAATAGAGGAGTAATTAAGAATAGAGAGTTAATTAAGAATAAGTGTTTAATAAGAATGGGGCTAGTTAAGAAATAGGGATAATTAGGAACTATTAATTAACATTAATTAAGATTAATTAAGGTTAATTAAGATTAATTAAGATGTTAATGAATATGATTTCTCCCCCCCACAGACCCCCGCCATGACCTCTCTCTGGCCACGCCTCCCCGCACCTCCAGCCCCGCCCCCTCCGGCCCAGACGGGGGCGTGTCCTctctcagctctgcccctggcTCCGCCCCCTCCCCTCCGGTGGGCGGGGCCGAGGGGGTCCCCGGGGAGCCCCCGGAGCCGGACCCGGCCCTGGAGCGGCGCCTCCTCCTCCACCTGTCGGACCTGGCCACGCCCCTGCCCACCGACGCCAGCGCCATCCGCAGCGCCATCGCCGGGGTAcgcacctgggacaggtggggacacacctggggacagctggggttggtgggacacacctgggacacacctggggacagctgggattggtgggacacacctggggacacacctgggacacacctggggacagctggggttggtgggacacacctgggacacacctggggacagctgggattggtgggacacacctggggacacacctgggacacacctggggacagctggggttggtgggacacacctgggacacacctgggataggtggggacacacctggggacagctgggattggtgggacacacctggggacatacctggggacaggtgggacacacctggagacacacctgggacacacctggggatggacacacctgggacacacctaggacaggtggggacacacctggggacagctgggacaggtgggacatacctggggacagctgggacaggtgagacacacctggggatacacctgggacaggtgggacacacctgggacacacctgggacaggtggggacacacctggggacagtggggattggtgggacacacctggggatacacctgggacacacctttGGCCAGGGCGACTCCCAGGTGACGCTGCGCGCGGTCGAGAGCCTCCTGCACAAGTTCGCGGCGCAGGAGCTGATCGAGGTGCGCCGGGGGCTGCTCCACGACGGCCCCGCCCTCGTCACCTGCGCCGACCACTCCAAGCTGGCCGCCatggccgccgccgccgcctcatTGGCCGGCCGGCGACGGGGGGCGGAGCCCGCGGGTGGggcagggggcggggccggggaagggaaggaggccAAGAGGTGCcggagggcggcggcggcgtcGGACGTGGATCTGGAGATCGAGAGTTTGCTGAGTCAGCAGTCGaccaaggagcagcagagtaAGAAGGTGAGGGCGGGGCTTGGGAGGGGGTGGGCGGGGCTTGGGAGGGGGATTCGAGATGGCGGGGTTTCAAAATGGCGGAGTTTTGAGGTGGTGGCATTTCAAAATGGCGGCATTCAAGCTGGCGGGGTTTCAAAATGGCGGGGTTTCAAGATGGCGGGGTTTCGAGTTGGTGGTGTTTCAAAATGGCGGCATTAAAGATGGCGGGGTTTCAAAATGGCAGGGTTTGAGTGGGTGGAGTCTAGAGGCGGCAGGCGGAGTTTAAGGGTGGTGGGTGGAGCTTAATGGTGGTGGGTGGGGGTTACAGAGGTGGGTGGAGTATAAGGGCAGTGGGTGGGGCTTAAGGGTAGTGGGTGTGGCCTAGCAATGGTAGGTGGGTTTTAGTGGCGGTGGGTGGAGCCTAGCGATTGTGGGTGGGGTTTAAGGGTGGTAGGTGGAGTCTCGAGATTGCAGGTGATATTTTCAAAGTGATGGGTGGAGCTTGATGGTGGGTGGGGCTTAAGCGTGGTAGGTGGGCTCTAGAGATTGTGGGTGGGATTTTTAGGCCGGTGGGCAGAGCTTAATGGTGGTGGGTGGGGTTAATGCAGGTGGGTGGAGTCTAAAGACAGTGGGTGGGGCTTAGGGATGGTGGGTGGAGTCTAGAGATTATGGGTGGAGCCTAGAGATGGTGGTTGGGATTTAATGATGGTGGGTGGAGTCTAGAGATAGTGGGTGGGATTTAACAGGTGTGGGTGGAGCCTAGCACTAATGGGGCGTGGTTTAACGAGGTGGGCGTGGCCTCAGGTGAGCCAGGagatcctggagctgctgaacaCCACCACGGCCAAGGAGCAGTCGATCGTGGAGAAGTTCCGCTCGCGGGGCCGCGCCCAGGTGCAGGAGTTCTGCGACCACGGCACCAAGGAGGAGTGCGTCAAGGCCTCGGGCGGCGAGCGGCCCTGCCGCAGGCTGCACTTCCGGTCagtctggggggatttggggtgattatcgggggttttgggggctttatatcaggttttggggtcattATTTGGAGTTTTGGGGCTTTTATTTGGGGTTCTGGGGACGAGTGCCTCAAGGCCTCAGGGCCCCGTAAGTGCTGTGTCAAGGCCTCAGGCCTTAGGCCTGCACTTCCGGTCAGtctggggagattttgggggtttatttggggatttgaggggtttaattccaattttggggtgattatctggggttttggggggtttgtatcaggttttggggtcattATTTGGAGTTTTGGGGCTTTTATTTGGGGTTCTGGGGAGGAGTGCCTCAAGGCCTCAGGGCCCCGGAGGAAGTGCTGTGTCAAGGCCTCAGGCCTTAGGCCTGCACTTCCGGTCagtctggggggatttggggtgattatctggggttttgggggctttatatcaggttttggggtgattatCTGGAGTTTTGGGGCTTTTATTTGGGGTTCTGGGGACGAGTGTGTCAAGGCCTCAGGCCCCTGGAAATGTGTCAAGGCCTCAGGCCTTAGGCCTGCACTTCCGGTCagtctggggggattttgggggtttatttggggttttgagcggtttaattcaaattttggggtgattatctggggttttgggggcttttctttggggttttgaggggtttggtTCAGATTTTGAGGCTTTTACCAAAGGTTTTTGGGAGGAGTACCTCAAGGCCTCAGGCCCCTGGAAATGTGTCAAGGCCTCAGGCGCTAGGCCTGCACTTCCGGTCAGtctggggagattttgggggtttaattccaattttggggtgattatctggggttttgggggcttttctttggggttttgaggggtttggtTCAGATTTTGAGGCTTTTACcgggggttttttgggaggaGTACCTCAaggccccaaaaaccccaacttcctccaaaaaaaaccctgttttccCCCCGCAAAAATCCCGTTTTTGCTCCAAAAAATCCCGTTTTTCCCAAAAGCCCCGTTTTTCACCCCGAACCCTTTCCCCGCAGCCGCATCATCAACAAGCACACGGACGAGTCCCTGGGCGACTGCTCCTTCCTCAACACCTGCTTCCACATGGACACCTGCAAGTACGTGCACTACGAGATCGACACCTGCGCGGCCACGCCCCCGCGCAGCCCCGCCCACCCGCGGCCAcgcccccgctccccgcccccggccccgcccacCCGCGGGCCCCCGCCCGACGCCGGGGCCGATCGGCTCTTCCCGCCTCAGGTGAGGGAAATGCAAATGAGCTGGCGTTTTCTATAATTGCATAAATAATTATATAGAAAATTTATGATAAATTACTATAAATTTATGTAttgtattattatatatattgttatacatattatatatatattgtatatatataatacataatattttatattttatgcaATGCATAATTTatatcttttattattttatatattattatatgtatgtaataaacattttattatatgtatatatattacttatatatatattatctGTATATACATTACtgtttttcaccattttttcccattttttcgcctttttttgcaatttttctccattttcaccatttttttgtgtttttgccCCGTTTTTTCAGTGGATTTGTTGCTGCCTCCTCTGTCTGCACGTGTCCATCCTGGGAAATTCCTGAGCCCCAATTCCTCCAAGTTTTTTGCcgttttttgccattttttgcgtttttttactgttttttgctattttttcccattttttcgtgttttcaccccattttttcaGTGGATCTGCTGCGACATCCGCTACCTGGACGTGTCCATCCTGGGCATCTTCCTGAGGCATTTTTGTCCCCATTTCACCCCCGTTTTCCCCCCGGTTTTGCCGTTTTTCGCCATTTTTTGCCGTTTTTCGccatttttctctattttcacCGTTTCTTTGTGTTTTCGCCCCATTTTTTCCAGTGGATCTGCTACAACATCCTCTACCTGCACATGTCCGTCCTGGGCAACTTCCTGAGGCATTTCTGTCCCTGTTTCACCCCcgtttttgccattttttaccatttttcgccatttttctccattctcaccgttttttcccattttttgacTTTTTCTCCCCGTTTTTTCAGTGGATTTGTTGCTACCTCCTCTGTCTGCACGTGTCCATCCTGGGAAACTTCCTGAGCCCCAATTCCTCCAAGTTTTTTGCcgttttttgccattttttgcgttttattactgttttttgctattttttcccatttttttgtgttttctccccGTTTTTCCAGTGGATCTGCTGCGACATCCGCTACCTGGACGTGTCCATCCTGGGCAACATTCTGAGGCATTTCTGTCCCCATTTCACCCCCGTTTTCCCCCCGTTTTTGCcgttttttgccattttttgccGTTTTTCGccatttttctctattttcacCGTTTCTTCGTGTTTTCGCCCCATTTTTTCCAGTGGATCTGCTACAACATCCTCTACCTGCACATGTCCGTCCTGGGCAACTTCCTGAGGCATTTCTGTCCCTGTTTCACCCCcgtttttgccattttttaccatttttcgccatttttctccattctcactgttttttcccattttttgacTTTTTCTCCCCGTTTTTTCAGTGGATTTGTTGCTACCTCCTCTGTCTGCACGTGTCCATCCTGGGAAACTTCCTGAGCCCCAATTCCTCCAAGTTTTTTGCcgttttttgccattttttgcgttttattactgttttttgctattttttcccatttttttgtgttttctccccGTTTTTCCAGTGGATCTGCTGCGACATCCGCTACCTGGACGTGTCCATCCTGGGCAACATTCTGAGGCATTTCTGTCCCCATTTCACCCCCGTTTTCCCCCCGGTTTTGCCGTTTTTCGCCGTTTTTCgccgtttttccccattttcctccattttcacCGTTTTTTCCCGTTTTCGCCCCGTTTTTTCCAGTGGATCTGCTGCGACATCCGCTACCTGGACGTGTCCATCCTGGGCAAGTTCGCCGTGGTGATGGCGGACCCTCCCTGGGACATCCACATGGAGCTGCCCTACGGGACCCTGACGGACGACGAGATGCGGCGCCTCAACATCCCCGTGCTGCAGGACGAGggcttcctcttcctctgggTCACCGGCAGGTCGgcggccccaaaatccccgggATTCGCCCCAAAAAAACCCGGGCGTTCCACCCCGGCCTCAGGGGGTTTGGCAGGAATCGGCCGCGGGCCCGAAACCCCGAGGATTcgccccaaaaaatcccagagattcaccccaaaaacccaaggATTTACCCCAAATCTGTGGGGAATTATCCTAAATTCGTACTGACCCCAAAAACCTGAGGATtcgccccaaaaatcccagagattcaccccaaaaccctgagAATTTATCTCCAATCCATTgcgaccccaaaaacccaaggATTTGCCCCAAAACCCGCAGGATTTACCCCAAATCTGTGGGGAATTGTCCTAAGTTCATACTGGCTGTAAAAACCTGaggattcaccccaaaaatcccagagaTTCACCCCCAAAACCCTGAGAATTTATCTTGAATTCGTTGTGACCCAAAAACCCAAAGATTCGCCCCAAAACCCTCAGGATTTACCCCAAATCTGTGGGGAATTATCCTAAATTCGTACTGATCCCAAAAACCTGaggattcaccccaaaaatcccagagattcaccccaaaaacccaaggATTTACCCCAAAATCTGTGGGGAATTGtc
This genomic stretch from Molothrus aeneus isolate 106 unplaced genomic scaffold, BPBGC_Maene_1.0 scaffold_362, whole genome shotgun sequence harbors:
- the LOC136570784 gene encoding fibroin heavy chain-like; translated protein: MAEPGAPAAPSPSPSPPPAPPPAPELRLILEELRQLRQPPPAGGARGAPENGHAPAAGKPRPPPPAAPPAPPTPAAAARPLRQTPAPRRRRRRRHRRGLGVHLGLRVAAGAFVGFFVVVGADVGLFVFQAVNGVNVGLSVGFNAVVGVGVGFVVVVEVSVGFSATSEVNGVDLGAGVGFVGVAGAGVGVSAIGEVNGVNGGLNVGFFVIVGVNVGFFIFFGPSLGVFITNGASVGFFVFKETNGVNLGGFVFSEVNLGVSVGLFVVIGADLGVFLIVGVNGVSFGFSPIDGVSGVNVGFNAIIEVNGVNVGASVGFFIVREVDVGFFIISGANVGFFIITGPSVGFFVISEVSGVNVGFFVINGVNNGLSVIVEVNGVNIGVNVGFLTIIGPKVGLFINVGANAVFGVNIGSNIGFFINVGSTVGFLVGFFINVVFNAVVGSKIGPNAIIESFIDVGSNLGFFINVGSNLGFFFNIGFFINVGSNLVFFFNLGPTVGSTAAASVGFLPAGRGPGEAIGRRRRPASPPGGAVRLRPRGAPAAPAPARPRPPGAPGSDHTHSSSGHAPSSFSHAPSTTPCTSRLPTKLRPLFKPRPLPQAAPPVPHPRGGGHAPDRPHPLNVWLRPLRGLQAAGNGGKIRISGPKFGRKFLKFGWKFIHFGREFLNFKGKFCKFGWEFLKFVREFFKFGWQFIDLRWKFLNFG
- the METTL3 gene encoding N6-adenosine-methyltransferase catalytic subunit codes for the protein MSDTWSSIQAHKKQLDSLRERLQRRRKQDPLGAADPRHDLSLATPPRTSSPAPSGPDGGVSSLSSAPGSAPSPPVGGAEGVPGEPPEPDPALERRLLLHLSDLATPLPTDASAIRSAIAGGDSQVTLRAVESLLHKFAAQELIEVRRGLLHDGPALVTCADHSKLAAMAAAAASLAGRRRGAEPAGGAGGGAGEGKEAKRCRRAAAASDVDLEIESLLSQQSTKEQQSKKVSQEILELLNTTTAKEQSIVEKFRSRGRAQVQEFCDHGTKEECVKASGGERPCRRLHFRRIINKHTDESLGDCSFLNTCFHMDTCKYVHYEIDTCAATPPRSPAHPRPRPRSPPPAPPTRGPPPDAGADRLFPPQWICCDIRYLDVSILGKFAVVMADPPWDIHMELPYGTLTDDEMRRLNIPVLQDEGFLFLWVTGRAMELGRECLNLWGYERVDEIIWVKTNQLQRIIRTGRTGHWLNHGKEHCLVGVKGNPQGFNRGLDCDVIVAEVRSTSHKPDEIYGMIERLSPGTRKIELFGRPHNVQPNWITLGNQLDGIHLLDPDVVAQFKQLYPDGVISKPKPV